One window of Cetobacterium sp. 8H genomic DNA carries:
- a CDS encoding LysE family transporter: protein MILEGFKFGMLLQIAIGPVCIYIFSLGVKEPFFMAFLGVLGVVLADAIYIILAILGISSFIKNERIQKRFNILGALIVTIFGVELFLGYFGISILPKLNIFQNAHSNLPFIKAFLLTGANPMTILFWIGVFGTKTTDSSFTKNSTFLFALGSLLSTLLFLSLIAFTGSITSSFLPEKYLSLLSSAVGASLIYFGIKKGKQYL from the coding sequence GTGATACTAGAAGGATTTAAATTTGGAATGTTACTTCAAATAGCAATAGGGCCTGTTTGTATATATATTTTTTCTTTAGGAGTTAAAGAACCATTTTTTATGGCATTTTTGGGAGTTTTAGGAGTAGTTTTAGCAGATGCAATATATATAATACTTGCAATTTTAGGGATTTCATCATTTATAAAAAATGAAAGAATTCAAAAGAGATTTAATATATTAGGAGCTCTAATTGTTACTATTTTTGGAGTAGAACTTTTCTTAGGATATTTTGGTATTTCTATTTTACCAAAATTAAATATTTTTCAAAATGCACATTCAAATTTACCTTTTATTAAAGCTTTTCTTTTAACTGGTGCAAATCCTATGACAATTTTATTTTGGATAGGAGTATTTGGTACAAAAACAACAGACTCTTCATTTACAAAAAATTCTACTTTTTTATTTGCTTTAGGTTCTCTTTTATCAACATTATTATTTTTATCGTTGATAGCATTTACAGGTTCAATTACAAGTAGTTTTTTACCTGAAAAATATTTATCACTACTTAGTTCTGCAGTAGGTG